The genomic DNA CCCGCTCCACCTCCAGCCCCCAGGCTTATGCCTGGGGGTTTTTCATACTCCTTACTGTTGAAACCTCCCCCACCTGGCGGGGGCCTTGGATACCCTTTCACCGGGGCCCCCACGCGGACAAAGTCCGCGTGGGGTGGTATCATTTGATGCTTTCGTCGGAAAGCCAGTCGGCCCAAGTTTCCAAGTGGGCGCTATCGGAAACGGCGAGGACCTCCCGCTCGGGCAGAAGGATCCGGGTGATGGAGGTGTTGGGGATGTGGAAGCGCCGCCAGGCGTTGCCCTCGAGGTCCAGGGCCATCTTCAAGGCGGCGCGGATTACGCCCCCATGGGTCACCAGGAGGTGCCGGCCAGCCGGGAGGCTTTCAAGGAAAACCTCCAGGCGCCGGGCCAGGTCGGCCATGCTTTCCCCCCCAGGCCGGGGGGTGTGCCAAGGGTCCTCGCGGGCCGCCCGGATGAACTCAGGGTACTGCGTTTCCGCTTCCTCCCGGCTTAGGCCGGCGAGAACGCCCACGTCGATTTCCCGCAAAAGGGGCGTGGTCTTCAGGGGCAGGCCCAGCACCGCGGCCAGGGGTTCGGCGGTCTCCCGGGCTCGGCGAAGATCGGAGGAGAAGAGCCCATCAAAAGGGAGCTGGCTTCGCGAGAGCCGCTGAGCCAAGCGGAAAGCCTGTCCGATCCCCGCAGGGGACAGGGGTACGTCCAGGTGGCCCTGAAAGCGCTTCTTGACGTTCCACTCGGTTTCGCCGTGGCGGATGAGCCAGATCTCTTTCATACCAGCCGAACCCCGGAGCCCGCCACCACCCGCCCCACGGGGAAGCTTTCCACCAGGGCCTGGGCCCGTTGGGCTTCCCCTTCCGGCAGGACCAGGACGAGCCCCAGGCCCATGTTGAAGACCCGGTACATC from Thermus tengchongensis includes the following:
- a CDS encoding histidine phosphatase family protein, producing the protein MKEIWLIRHGETEWNVKKRFQGHLDVPLSPAGIGQAFRLAQRLSRSQLPFDGLFSSDLRRARETAEPLAAVLGLPLKTTPLLREIDVGVLAGLSREEAETQYPEFIRAAREDPWHTPRPGGESMADLARRLEVFLESLPAGRHLLVTHGGVIRAALKMALDLEGNAWRRFHIPNTSITRILLPEREVLAVSDSAHLETWADWLSDESIK